One Scyliorhinus canicula chromosome 14, sScyCan1.1, whole genome shotgun sequence genomic region harbors:
- the LOC119977520 gene encoding BTB/POZ domain-containing protein KCTD21-like, producing MSDPITLNVGGKLYTSSLATLTRYPDSMLGVMFSGKMPSTSDQHGNFFIDRDGKIFRYILNFLRTSNLDLPDDFQEVGLLKREADFYQIQPLIEALQERESENAKAERNAMLNITLDQRLQTVYFTVKPAPQMYNLTSCSTEVFDANIFCTSAEFLKHLSSKFCYFVNGKLLPIGYEKKDPHHLTLQWVGHVAVLPEDEYTRQNLKRLWIVPTNEQVNNFQLFVEEVLKTAMSDGFHVDSLQPDSSDFMNYKVLRLVRYK from the coding sequence ATGTCTGACCCTATAACATTAAATGTAGGAGGAAAGCTATACACCAGTTCTCTAGCAACTTTAACACGTTATCCAGACTCCATGCTGGGGGTAATGTTCAGTGGGAAAATGCCCTCAACTAGTGATCAGCATGGTAATTTCTTCATTGATAGAGATGGCAAAATATTTCGATATATTCTAAATTTTCTGCGGACATCAAACCTGGATCTCCCAGATGATTTTCAAGAAGTGGGGCTCTTGAAGAGAGAAGCTGATTTTTACCAGATCCAGCCATTGATAGAGGCTTTGCAGGAGAGAGAGTCTGAAAATGCCAAAGCAGAGAGGAATGCAATGCTCAACATTACTCTTGATCAGAGACTGCAAACTGTTTACTTCACcgttaaaccagccccacaaaTGTACAACCTAACCTCATGTAGCACAGAGGTTTTTGATGCAAACATATTTTGCACATCGGCTGAATTTTTGAAGCATTTGAGCTCCAAGTTTTGTTACTTTGTCAATGGTAAACTTTTGCCAATTGGTTATGAGAAAAAGGATCCACACCATTTGACACTACAGTGGGTTGGACATGTGGCAGTGTTGCCTGAAGATGAATATACAAGGCAGAATTTAAAAAGACTATGGATTGTGCCTACAAATGAGCAAGTTAACAATTTTCAATTGTTTGTAGAGGAAGTGTTAAAAACAGCAATGAGTGATGGATTCCATGTGGATTCATTACAACCAGATTCCTCTGACTTTATGAATTATAAGGTACTACGTTTAGTCCGCTATAAATAG